In the Bdellovibrionales bacterium genome, GCAAAAATTCTAACGACGTCTCTGATCGTGATTTTGGGACAGACTTCGTCACTGGCTTTTGCACAAACCCCGACCTCTGAACCTGCAACCAACTTAACTATTCCGTTGCCAACACCGGCACCAACGGCGGCTCCTGCTCCAGCTCCTGTCCCGGCAGCAACGGGGATTGAGTCTATCAAGGTCTTTGGCGATCTTCGTTACCGCCATCAGTCCGAGACTCAAGAACCCAAGCAAGAGCGCGATTTGGAACGTTTGCAAGCGCGCCTTGGATTGAACGCCCAGGTCGAAGATAATCTCAAAGCCACACTGAGACTCATGACGGGCAGTGGAGCAACCAGCGGCAATCAGACTCTGGGCGATGAGAAAGCACCGGGGATGCCTCGTCGGACCATCGGTGTAGACCTCGCGTATTTTGATTACATGGCGATCAAGGATTTAGATTTTTATGGCGGTAAGATGCCACAGCCGTTTATCTATGCCGGCAAAAATCAAATGCTGCTGGATCGCGATGTGACTCCCGAAGGATTGGCTGCAAAGTACAGCGTCGGTCTCATCGAGAGGGAATTGGATTTCTTTGTTCAAGGGGGCGCGTTTTGGATTCGCGAAAACTATGACGACCAGTTCGGCGAAGAGAAAACCGACAATATGCTCAACGGCGGCCAGCTCGGTCTTTTGTGGAAGCCAAATGACTGGACGGTGACTGTCGGCTATGGAAGCTTTGCGTTTACAGGTCTTAAAGACATTCCGCCAACGAACATCACGGCCAGTGGTAAAGCCAACGGCAACACACTAGATATTAACGGCAACTACCCGACGAACTTCGATATTCAACAGGAGTTCCTCGAAGTGAAAAAGAAAGTAGGCACGGTGGACGTGACTGCTTTCTTTGAGCGCCTTGAAAATACCGATGCCGATGCGCTGAACGTGGCTCACACTTACGGCGTGCAACTTGGATATAAAGCCTGGGCCTTTACTTGGAGCTACGAAGAGGTTCAGAAGGACGCGGTTGTCGGACTTTTCACGGATTCGGATTTTGGCGGCGGAGTCACTTCAAGCCGCGGTCAAGTATGGAGTCTTGCTTACAAGTTCACAAAGAAAGTAACGATGCAATACACGGTCTATAACAATGAAAACGCTATTGATGTAGCTCCGACGAAGTACGATCGCAGCCACCTTGATCTGTCGATGACGTTCTAAAAAAATTATAAAGGGCGATAGTCGTTTCATGGCGAGCATCCCCGTTCCGGCGGCGTCCGCTGCCGGGAGTTACCTAGGAATGACGCGGGCCTCAGGGCCTCCTTTGCATATTAATTACATTTAAGGTTTGGTCCAAGAGGGGACAAAGCGTCCGAAACAGCAAGTAATCCTGCTGTAATGATTATTAAAATTTTCTCATGCCAGATAAGTGACACAGAGCCTTTGCTTTGAAAATAGAAATCTTGCGCTTGCGATAAATGACAGCTAGCCTTTTGCAGAGATCGCTCCCAAGACGGTCTCAACGAGCTTAGTAAATCTAGAGGGGGATTTATGATGCGCAAAAGTGAGAAGAGAGCAGGGCTACTTCTAAGTGTCTTCTTTTCGTTCTTCGTTGTCAGTGTCTCGATTGCAAAAGTTGAGACGATCATTGGCGATGTAAATCTCAAAAAGAATCCCAACATCGCCATCAACCCACCGACCACCAACGAATCTGAAATCATTATCTCGCGCAATCAATACGTCATCTCTTACAACAAGAAACGCCGCAATCCGAACTGGGTTGCGTGGCGAGTAGACAATACAGAACTTGGTAATGTCGGCCGCACGGATAAATTTACTGCCGACAGTGATTTGGAAAAATATCTGCTAAAGGATGGACCTGGCGAGCACGCAGTCAAACCGAGAGAGTATTTTGGCAGCTGTTACGATCGCGGTCACCAGACGCCGTCTGCAGATCGCTCTGAAACGACTCAAGACAACGAAGCCACTTTCATGATGAGCAATATGCTGCCGCAGACGCCATACTTGAATCGCGTGGTGTGGATGCATCTTGAACAACACACGCGAGACCTCGTTCATAAAGAAGGCAAGATTGCCTACATCGTTGCCGGCCCGATTTACGATCAGGATTTTGGCAAGATCGGTCCTAACAATGATATTCAGGTTCCATCTAAGAATTTCAAAGTGATCGTGCTTTTAGATCAAGGTCAGACTCCAGCTGACATCACCGATCAGACCGAAACGATTGCGGTGATCATGCCGAATCTGCTCGAAGATGGCAGCCGTCCTGACCAAAACCAAGATGCTCTTTGTAAGAGCTCTGCAGAAGACCAGCGTGGCGGTCGTTCCAATGACTGGGAACAATACAAGTCCACGGTGGCCGACATTCAGAAGCTCTCGGGCGTGACGCTCTTTCCGAAGTAAGAGGCATTGCCTTTACAGACACTAAGGCAGGTCAAAAAGAATCATTTCTGAATCTTCGCTGGCCGTGATAGCCGCGTTGGCGATGTCTTTCGCGGCGATCGCGTCGCCTGTTTGGATCTCTTCGCCATTGACTCGCACAGAGCCTTTGACCAATTGAATCCAAAGTTTTCTCTCTGGTTTTACCGCGAAGTCGAGGCTTTCAGATTTTTTCAAGCGCGAGATATACATATTCGCATCTTGATGAATGCTGATAGAGCCGTCTGAACCATTCGGCGAAATCACGTGCACGAGTTTTTGAGAATTTAATTCTTTCTCAAAAGACTTTTGTCCATAGCCAGGTTCTACGCCTTGTTTATCGGGCATAATCCAGATTTGGAAGAAGTGAGCCTCTTCGCCGTCTTTCTCGTTGTACTCAGAGTGTCTGACGCCGGTGCCGGCGCTCATGCGTTGCACTTCGCCCGGTTTGATCACAGCTTCATTGCCCATGGAGTCTTTGTGTTTAAGTCCCCCGGAAATCACGTATGAAATAATCTCCATGTCACGGTGAGGATGAGTGTCGAATCCAGTGCCGCCACGAATGCGGTCTTCGTTAATAACACGCAACGGTCCAAAGCCCATGAATTTTGGGTCGTAGTATTCTGCGAATGAGAAAGTATGGCGGGATTTTAACCATCCATGTTCTGCAAGACCACGCTCGTTTGATTTTCTGACTAACATCATAACTTGTTCC is a window encoding:
- a CDS encoding pirin family protein, which encodes MMLVRKSNERGLAEHGWLKSRHTFSFAEYYDPKFMGFGPLRVINEDRIRGGTGFDTHPHRDMEIISYVISGGLKHKDSMGNEAVIKPGEVQRMSAGTGVRHSEYNEKDGEEAHFFQIWIMPDKQGVEPGYGQKSFEKELNSQKLVHVISPNGSDGSISIHQDANMYISRLKKSESLDFAVKPERKLWIQLVKGSVRVNGEEIQTGDAIAAKDIANAAITASEDSEMILFDLP
- a CDS encoding DNA/RNA non-specific endonuclease, which encodes MMRKSEKRAGLLLSVFFSFFVVSVSIAKVETIIGDVNLKKNPNIAINPPTTNESEIIISRNQYVISYNKKRRNPNWVAWRVDNTELGNVGRTDKFTADSDLEKYLLKDGPGEHAVKPREYFGSCYDRGHQTPSADRSETTQDNEATFMMSNMLPQTPYLNRVVWMHLEQHTRDLVHKEGKIAYIVAGPIYDQDFGKIGPNNDIQVPSKNFKVIVLLDQGQTPADITDQTETIAVIMPNLLEDGSRPDQNQDALCKSSAEDQRGGRSNDWEQYKSTVADIQKLSGVTLFPK
- a CDS encoding putative porin, which produces MTAKILTTSLIVILGQTSSLAFAQTPTSEPATNLTIPLPTPAPTAAPAPAPVPAATGIESIKVFGDLRYRHQSETQEPKQERDLERLQARLGLNAQVEDNLKATLRLMTGSGATSGNQTLGDEKAPGMPRRTIGVDLAYFDYMAIKDLDFYGGKMPQPFIYAGKNQMLLDRDVTPEGLAAKYSVGLIERELDFFVQGGAFWIRENYDDQFGEEKTDNMLNGGQLGLLWKPNDWTVTVGYGSFAFTGLKDIPPTNITASGKANGNTLDINGNYPTNFDIQQEFLEVKKKVGTVDVTAFFERLENTDADALNVAHTYGVQLGYKAWAFTWSYEEVQKDAVVGLFTDSDFGGGVTSSRGQVWSLAYKFTKKVTMQYTVYNNENAIDVAPTKYDRSHLDLSMTF